Proteins from a single region of Ananas comosus cultivar F153 linkage group 3, ASM154086v1, whole genome shotgun sequence:
- the LOC109707539 gene encoding pyridoxine/pyridoxamine 5'-phosphate oxidase 2, whose amino-acid sequence MILRLLRALRTFPKELPPKTKGEKKMAGCVSPSSSSWKPLLRKALDSNAHLKHSVFFQLATIGANGRPSNRTVVFRGFQENGDKIQINTDVRSNKIEEIKHCPFGEICWYFTDSWEQFRINGTIDFIDGSNSDPAKLQQREKAWFMSSLKSRMQYLGPAPGIPVIDEGTAKENHLDPTAGPVDAFCLLVFDPEQVDYLNLKSNERLMFRSRQSSDGGKGWMFERVNP is encoded by the exons ATGATTCTTCGTCTCCTTCGGGCTCTTCGCACATTCCCCAAAGAGCTTCCGCCAAAAACGAAGGGGGAAAAGAAAATGGCGGGGTGCGTCTCTCCATCGTCGTCCTCGTGGAAGCCGCTTCTCCGCAAAGCGCTCGACTCCAACGCCCACCTCAAGCACTCCGTCTTCTTCCAACTC GCGACGATCGGAGCTAATGGGAGACCCTCGAATCGCACCGTGGTATTCAG AGGGTTTCAGGAGAATGGTGATAAGATTCAGATCAACACAGATGTCCGAAGCAATAAG ATTGAGGAGATCAAGCATTGCCCCTTTGGAGAG ATATGTTGGTACTTCACCGACTCCTGGGAGCAGTTCCGAATAAATGGAACGATCGACTTCATTGATGGGTCGAACTCTGATCCTGCAAAGCTTCAG CAAAGGGAGAAAGCTTGGTTCATGAGTTCTTTAAAGTCAAGAATGCAATACTTAGGACCTGCTCCTGGTATTCCAGTTATAGATGAAGGTACTGCGAAGGAGAACCATCTTGATCCAACTGCTGGCCCAGTTGATGCATTCTGCCTCTTGGTTTTCGACCCAGAACAG GTCGATTACCTAAATTTAAAAAGCAATGAGAGGCTGATGTTCAGATCCAGACAAAGTAGTGATGGCGGCAAAGGTTGGATGTTTGAGAGAGTCAACCCATAA
- the LOC109707276 gene encoding laccase-6 isoform X1: MGMYSSYLILWLSLLMSCCAPLSLAIHQHKRWPIGGSTRFYDFKVQTLKVTKLCKTRDIVTINGMYPGPVVYAQEDDRVIVKVTNETPYNATIHWHGVRQRLSCWSDGPSYITQCPIQSGQTFTYEFTLFQQKGTLLWHAHVSWLRGTVYGAIVVYPKTGVPYPFPTPYEEHILILGEYWNKDVVQLEKQVLASGGAAPPADAFLINGHPGPRYNCSAHDYYKIDVVPGKTYLLRLINAALNTEHFFSIAEHKMTVVEADGEYTKPFATDHLMLGPGQTANVLMTADRPIAKYEMAMGPYMSAQNVTFQNISAVAYFQYTGAGVDSLGLPAQLPAFNNNLVVKTNMDGLRSLNAPASLPLEIDANLLFTVGLNVDKCDRAKPNKTCQGPNGGIFAASMNNVSFVRPTISLLQAYYSSINGHYTEDFPGVPLRAYDFVHGAPNNIPNDTQSLNGTKVYVLDYGSRVQLVFQDTGTVTTENHPIHLHGYSFYVVGYGTGNYNPSTAKLNLVDPPYMNTIGVPVGGWAAIRFIADNPGVWFVHCHLEVHMSWGLSMAIIVKNGQGPLETLPHPPSDLPRC; encoded by the exons atgggcaTGTACTCTTCTTATCTCATCTTATGGCTAAGCTTATTGATGTCATGTTGTGCTCCACTAAGCTTAGCAATCCACCAACACAAGCGTTGGCCAATCGGAGGATCCACTAGGTTCTACGACTtcaag GTGCAAACGTTGAAGGTGACGAAGCTGTGTAAGACGAGGGACATCGTAACCATCAATGGCATGTACCCAGGCCCCGTCGTGTACGCGCAGGAGGACGATCGCGTCATCGTCAAGGTCACCAACGAGACACCCTACAACGCAACCATCCActg GCACGGGGTGCGGCAGCGGCTGTCGTGCTGGTCGGACGGGCCGTCGTACATCACGCAGTGCCCGATCCAGTCAGGGCAGACGTTCACGTACGAGTTCACGCTGTTCCAACAGAAGGGCACGCTGCTGTGGCACGCCCACGTCTCCTGGCTCCGCGGCACTGTCTACGGCGCCATCGTCGTCTACCCCAAGACCGGCGTCCCCTATCCCTTCCCCACCCCCTACGAGGAGCACATCCTCATCCTCG GTGAGTATTGGAACAAGGATGTGGTGCAGCTGGAGAAGCAGGTTCTGGCGAGCGGTGGAGCCGCCCCGCCGGCCGACGCATTTCTCATCAACGGCCACCCCGGCCCACGCTACAATTGCTCGGCCCACG ATTACTACAAGATCGACGTAGTCCCCGGCAAAACCTACCTCCTGCGGCTTATAAACGCGGCGCTGAACACGGAGCACTTCTTCTCCATTGCGGAGCACAAGATGACCGTCGTCGAGGCCGACGGCGAGTACACGAAGCCGTTCGCGACGGACCACCTGATGCTCGGCCCGGGCCAGACCGCGAACGTGCTCATGACGGCCGACCGGCCCATCGCCAAGTACGAGATGGCCATGGGCCCGTACATGTCGGCCCAGAACGTCACCTTCCAGAACATCTCAGCCGTCGCCTACTTCCAGTACACGGGCGCTGGCGTGGACTCGCTGGGCCTCCCGGCGCAGCTCCCGGCCTTCAACAACAACCTCGTCGTGAAGACGAACATGGACGGCCTCCGCAGCCTCAACGCCCCCGCAAGCCTCCCCCTCGAGATCGACGCCAACCTCCTCTTCACCGTCGGCCTCAACGTCGACAAGTGCGACCGGGCCAAGCCCAACAAGACGTGTCAGGGGCCCAACGGCGGGATCTTCGCGGCGTCGATGAACAACGTGAGCTTCGTAAGGCCCACAATCTCTTTGCTGCAGGCCTACTACAGCAGCATAAACGGTCACTACACTGAGGATTTCCCGGGTGTGCCGTTGAGGGCATATGATTTTGTGCACGGGGCGCCAAATAACATACCCAATGATACGCAGTCCCTGAACGGGACTAAGGTTTATGTTCTCGACTACGGGAGTAGGGTGCAGCTCGTGTTCCAGGACACGGGGACGGTGACCACGGAGAACCATCCGATCCATTTGCATGGGTATAGCTTCTACGTCGTCGGGTACGGGACCGGGAACTACAATCCGTCGACCGCGAAGCTCAACTTGGTCGACCCGCCGTACATGAACACGATCGGCGTCCCGGTCGGGGGATGGGCAGCAATCCGATTCATCGCCGACAATCCAG GAGTTTGGTTCGTGCATTGTCACCTAGAGGTTCACATGTCCTGGGGACTCTCCATGGCAATTATTGTGAAGAACGGTCAGGGACCGTTGGAGACTCTACCGCATCCTCCCTCCGACCTACCCCGGTGTTGA
- the LOC109707276 gene encoding laccase-6 isoform X2, which yields MGMYSSYLILWLSLLMSCCAPLSLAIHQHKRWPIGGSTRFYDFKVQTLKVTKLCKTRDIVTINGMYPGPVVYAQEDDRVIVKVTNETPYNATIHWHGVRQRLSCWSDGPSYITQCPIQSGQTFTYEFTLFQQKGTLLWHAHVSWLRGTVYGAIVVYPKTGVPYPFPTPYEEHILILGEYWNKDVVQLEKQVLASGGAAPPADAFLINGHPGPRYNCSAHDYYKIDVVPGKTYLLRLINAALNTEHFFSIAEHKMTVVEADGEYTKPFATDHLMLGPGQTANVLMTADRPIAKYEMAMGPYMSAQNVTFQNISAVAYFQYTGAGVDSLGLPAQLPAFNNNLVVKTNMDGLRSLNAPASLPLEIDANLLFTVGLNVDKCDRAKPNKTCQGPNGGIFAASMNNVSFVRPTISLLQAYYSSINGHYTEDFPGVPLRAYDFVHGAPNNIPNDTQSLNGTKVYVLDYGSRVQLVFQDTGTVTTENHPIHLHGYSFYVVGYGTGNYNPSTAKLNLVDPPYMNTIGVPVGGWAAIRFIADNPGVWFVHCHLEVHMSWGLSMAIIVKNGQGPLETLPHPPSDLPRC from the exons atgggcaTGTACTCTTCTTATCTCATCTTATGGCTAAGCTTATTGATGTCATGTTGTGCTCCACTAAGCTTAGCAATCCACCAACACAAGCGTTGGCCAATCGGAGGATCCACTAGGTTCTACGACTtcaag GTGCAAACGTTGAAGGTGACAAAGCTGTGTAAGACGAGGGACATCGTAACCATCAATGGCATGTACCCAGGCCCCGTCGTGTACGCGCAGGAGGACGATCGCGTCATCGTCAAGGTCACCAACGAGACACCCTACAACGCAACCATCCACTG GCACGGGGTGCGGCAGCGGCTGTCGTGCTGGTCGGACGGGCCGTCGTACATCACGCAGTGCCCGATCCAGTCAGGGCAGACGTTCACGTACGAGTTCACGCTGTTCCAACAGAAGGGCACGCTGCTGTGGCACGCCCACGTCTCCTGGCTCCGCGGCACTGTCTACGGCGCCATCGTCGTCTACCCCAAGACCGGCGTCCCCTATCCCTTCCCCACCCCCTACGAGGAGCACATCCTCATCCTCG GTGAGTATTGGAACAAGGATGTGGTGCAGCTGGAGAAGCAGGTTCTGGCGAGCGGTGGAGCCGCCCCGCCGGCCGACGCATTTCTCATCAACGGCCACCCCGGCCCACGCTACAATTGCTCGGCCCACG ATTACTACAAGATCGACGTAGTCCCCGGCAAAACCTACCTCCTGCGGCTTATAAACGCGGCGCTGAACACGGAGCACTTCTTCTCCATTGCGGAGCACAAGATGACCGTCGTCGAGGCCGACGGCGAGTACACGAAGCCGTTCGCGACGGACCACCTGATGCTCGGCCCGGGCCAGACCGCGAACGTGCTCATGACGGCCGACCGGCCCATCGCCAAGTACGAGATGGCCATGGGCCCGTACATGTCGGCCCAGAACGTCACCTTCCAGAACATCTCAGCCGTCGCCTACTTCCAGTACACGGGCGCTGGCGTGGACTCGCTGGGCCTCCCGGCGCAGCTCCCGGCCTTCAACAACAACCTCGTCGTGAAGACGAACATGGACGGCCTCCGCAGCCTCAACGCCCCCGCAAGCCTCCCCCTCGAGATCGACGCCAACCTCCTCTTCACCGTCGGCCTCAACGTCGACAAGTGCGACCGGGCCAAGCCCAACAAGACGTGTCAGGGGCCCAACGGCGGGATCTTCGCGGCGTCGATGAACAACGTGAGCTTCGTAAGGCCCACAATCTCTTTGCTGCAGGCCTACTACAGCAGCATAAACGGTCACTACACTGAGGATTTCCCGGGTGTGCCGTTGAGGGCATATGATTTTGTGCACGGGGCGCCAAATAACATACCCAATGATACGCAGTCCCTGAACGGGACTAAGGTTTATGTTCTCGACTACGGGAGTAGGGTGCAGCTCGTGTTCCAGGACACGGGGACGGTGACCACGGAGAACCATCCGATCCATTTGCATGGGTATAGCTTCTACGTCGTCGGGTACGGGACCGGGAACTACAATCCGTCGACCGCGAAGCTCAACTTGGTCGACCCGCCGTACATGAACACGATCGGCGTCCCGGTCGGGGGATGGGCAGCAATCCGATTCATCGCCGACAATCCAG GAGTTTGGTTCGTGCATTGTCACCTAGAGGTTCACATGTCCTGGGGACTCTCCATGGCAATTATTGTGAAGAACGGTCAGGGACCGTTGGAGACTCTACCGCATCCTCCCTCCGACCTACCCCGGTGTTGA